A window of the Vigna angularis cultivar LongXiaoDou No.4 chromosome 3, ASM1680809v1, whole genome shotgun sequence genome harbors these coding sequences:
- the LOC108325423 gene encoding rapid alkalinization factor: MAKSSSLAMAVICAAAILVAMSRWPTAEGGGDHHLGLRWASTCRGSIGECLGGEEYELDSEISRRILATNKYISYGALQRNTVPCSRRGASYYNCQPGAQANPYSRGCSAITRCRS, encoded by the coding sequence ATGGCGAAGTCCAGTTCCTTAGCTATGGCGGTGATCTGCGCCGCCGCAATACTGGTGGCTATGAGTCGGTGGCCGACAGCCGAGGGAGGCGGGGACCACCACCTGGGATTGAGATGGGCTTCCACGTGCAGGGGGTCCATCGGGGAGTGCCTGGGAGGGGAGGAGTATGAGTTGGACTCAGAGATCAGCCGGCGCATCTTAGCCACCAACAAGTACATAAGCTACGGTGCGCTGCAGAGGAACACTGTTCCCTGCTCTCGCCGCGGCGCCTCCTACTACAATTGCCAACCAGGGGCTCAGGCGAACCCTTACAGCCGCGGTTGCAGCGCCATTACGAGGTGCAGAAgctga
- the LOC108324698 gene encoding uncharacterized protein LOC108324698, translated as MLHLLACEIQYGGGPTLSHNDCCWDCLIEGAHNVVSADSYQDQRESLKQFAWAFVNGNHEDGMYYVSRPCMAFCICKPACLFEASRFEVASKINVAFDVYDVKTCEICHSVARNVYGGNEDLTEHVSDGNNGTTAAATVSTAAPFTEPRKFWQNSLLNCIAVN; from the exons atgctTCATTTATTGGCTTGTGAAATTCAGTATGGTGGGGGGCCAACTCTTTCTCACAATGACTGCTGTTGGGATTGTCTGATCGAAGGGGCACATAATGTGGTGTCAGCTGACTCCTATCAGGATCAAAGAGAATCATTGAAGCAATTTGCATGGGCTTTTGTCAATGGAAATCATGAAGATGGAATGTACTATGTGTCTAGACCATG CATGGCCTTTTGCATTTGCAAGCCTGCTTGTTTATTTGAAGCATCCCGTTTTGAAGTGGCTAGCAAAATTAATGTTGCTTTTGATGTATATGATGTGAA GACTTGTGAAATCTGTCATTCTGTTGCTCGGAATGTTTATGGAGGAAACGAGGATTTGACAGAGCATGTTAGCGACGGTAACAATGGTACTACAGCAGCAGCCACAGTCTCCACAGCTGCTCCTTTTACAGAACCTAGAAAATTTTGGCAAAACAGTTTACTGAACTGTATTGcagttaactga
- the LOC108326526 gene encoding 26S proteasome regulatory subunit 6A homolog → MASAMVEDATFEDDQLANMTTDDVVRASRLLDNEIRILKEELQRTNLELESYKDKIKENQEKIKLNKQLPYLVGNIVEILEMNPEDEAEEDGANIDLDSQRKGKCVVLKTSTRQTIFLPVVGLVDPDKLKPGDLVGVNKDSYLILDTLPSEYDSRVKAMEVDEKPTEDYNDIGGLEKQIQELVEAIVLPMTHKERFQKLGVRPPKGVLLYGPPGTGKTLMARACAAQTNATFLKLAGPQLVQMFIGDGAKLVRDAFQLAKEKSPCIIFIDEIDAIGTKRFDSEVSGDREVQRTMLELLNQLDGFSSDDRIKVIAATNRADILDPALMRSGRLDRKIEFPHPSEEARARILQIHSRKMNVHPDVNFEELARSTDDFNGAQLKAVCVEAGMLALRRDATEVNHEDFNEGIIQVQAKKKASLNYYA, encoded by the exons ATGGCGAGCGCGATGGTAGAGGATGCGACCTTCGAAGATGATCAGTTGGCTAATATGACCACCGACGACGTCGTTAGAGCTTCACGTCTTCTCGACAACGAGATTCGCATTCTCAAG GAAGAGTTGCAGAGGACCAATTTGGAATTGGAATCGTACAAGGATAAGATCAAGGAGAATCAGGAAAAAATTAAGCTCAATAAGCAGTTGCCCTACCTCGTTGGTAACATTGTTGAG ATATTGGAAATGAACCCAGAAGACGAGGCTGAAGAAGATGGTGCAAATATTGATCTTGATTCGCAAAGGAAGGGGAAGTGTGTTGTCTTGAAGACTTCTACTCGACAG ACAATCTTTCTTCCTGTTGTTGGGCTTGTTGACCCTGACAAATTAAAACCCGGTGATCTTGTTGGTGTTAACAAGGATAGTTACTTAATCTTGGATACCCTGCCTTCTGAGTATGATTCTAGAGTTAAGGCAATGGAAGTCGATGAAAAGCCCACAGAAGATTACAATGACATTGGTGGATTAGAAAAGCAG ATTCAAGAATTAGTCGAGGCCATTGTTTTGCCCATGACCCACAAGGAGCGGTTTCAAAAGTTAGGAGTTCGTCCTCCCAAGGGAGTGCTGTTATATGGACCTCCAGGGACTGGGAAAACATTGATGGCCCGTGCCTGTGCAGCACAGACAAATGCCACTTTTCTGAAATTGGCAGGTCCTCAACTGGTCCAG ATGTTCATAGGAGATGGAGCAAAACTTGTTCGTGATGCCTTTCAACTAGCAAAGGAGAAGTCACCAtgcattatatttatagatgaaattgatgCAATTGGTACAAAGCGTTTTGATAG TGAAGTAAGTGGAGACAGGGAGGTACAACGGACAATGTTAGAATTACTTAATCAGCTTGATGGTTTTAGCAGTGATGACAGGATTAAG GTGATAGCAGCAACAAATCGTGCTGATATTCTTGACCCTGCCCTTATGCGTTCTGGTCGATTGGATCGTAAAATTGAGTTTCCACACCCAAGTGAAGAAGCAAGAGCCCGTATTCTCCAG ATCCATTCAAGGAAGATGAATGTTCATCCAGATGTGAACTTTGAAGAACTCGCACGGTCCACGGATGATTTCAATGGAGCACAACTGAAGGCTGTCTGTGTTGAGGCTGGCATGTTGGCTCTACGCCGTGATGCAACTGAG GTGAACCATGAGGACTTTAATGAAGGTATTATTCAAGTCCAAGCAAAGAAGAAAGCAAGCCTGAATTATTATGCATAG